A region of Micromonospora chokoriensis DNA encodes the following proteins:
- a CDS encoding LmeA family phospholipid-binding protein — protein sequence MAEDYPADGARPRRRGRKLLVGLIVLLLVVGGLLVVADRVAVGVAERTIADRVGQEIAKQGAQAARPDVEVAGTPFLTQVLDGRYQRITINLRDVRASVEGDAVQLPVLDVTARNVRAALDTLRTGQGDIVADTVNGAGTISYDSLAALLKRPGLKLGEQNGKLAVTAPVDILGQKLTVAGTADVTVADNGAVALRFNDLDAAGLPNLPLARALLNNYAKGISVDVPLPDLPFQLTVREVRPLPEGLAVTVDAKNVPINSVG from the coding sequence GTGGCGGAGGACTATCCGGCGGACGGGGCACGTCCCCGACGGCGCGGGCGCAAACTGCTCGTCGGCCTGATCGTCCTGCTCCTGGTGGTGGGCGGGTTGCTGGTGGTCGCCGACCGGGTGGCGGTCGGGGTGGCCGAGCGGACCATCGCCGACCGGGTCGGCCAGGAGATCGCCAAGCAGGGTGCCCAGGCCGCCAGGCCCGACGTGGAGGTGGCCGGCACGCCGTTCCTCACCCAGGTGCTCGACGGCCGCTACCAGCGGATCACCATCAACCTGCGGGACGTGCGGGCCTCGGTCGAAGGTGACGCCGTGCAGCTGCCGGTGCTGGACGTGACCGCCCGCAACGTACGGGCCGCACTGGACACGCTGCGCACCGGTCAGGGGGACATCGTCGCGGACACGGTCAACGGCGCCGGCACGATCAGCTACGACAGCCTCGCCGCCCTGTTGAAGCGCCCGGGGCTCAAGCTCGGCGAGCAGAACGGCAAGCTCGCCGTCACCGCGCCCGTCGACATCCTCGGTCAGAAGCTGACCGTCGCCGGCACCGCCGACGTCACCGTCGCCGACAACGGTGCTGTCGCCCTGCGTTTCAACGACCTGGACGCGGCCGGTCTGCCGAACCTGCCGCTGGCCCGCGCTCTGCTGAACAACTACGCCAAGGGCATCTCGGTCGACGTACCCCTGCCCGACCTGCCGTTCCAGCTCACCGTGCGCGAGGTCCGGCCGCTGCCGGAGGGCCTGGCGGTCACCGTCGACGCGAAGAACGTGCCGATCAATTCCGTTGGCTGA
- a CDS encoding Ms5788A family Cys-rich leader peptide — protein MGTHLTKRRAVDLCRVATCLCRPVI, from the coding sequence ATGGGGACCCACCTCACCAAACGGCGCGCGGTCGACCTGTGCCGCGTGGCCACCTGCCTGTGTCGCCCCGTCATCTGA
- a CDS encoding sulfurtransferase has protein sequence MSRDTALVSAEWAEKNLDAPGVVFVEVDEDTSAYETGHIAGAIKIDWKTDLQDQVRRDFVNKSQFEALLSERGISNDDTVILYGGNNNWFAAYAYWYFKLYGHGDVKLLDGGRKKWELDARPLVTDSVTRPATQYVAQEPDTSIRAFRDEVVAAIGTKNLVDVRSPDEFAGRLLAPAHLPQEQAQRAGHIPTAISVPWSKAANEDGTFRSDDELRKIYGDAGLDDGKETIAYCRIGERSSHTWFVLQELLGHRNVKNYDGSWTEYGSLVGVPVALGDEPGEA, from the coding sequence ATGAGTCGCGACACCGCACTCGTTTCGGCCGAGTGGGCCGAGAAGAACCTCGACGCCCCGGGCGTCGTCTTCGTCGAGGTCGACGAGGACACCTCGGCCTACGAGACCGGCCACATCGCCGGTGCCATCAAGATTGACTGGAAGACCGACCTCCAGGACCAGGTCCGCCGGGACTTCGTCAACAAGTCCCAGTTCGAGGCGCTGCTCTCCGAGCGGGGCATCAGCAACGACGACACCGTCATCCTCTACGGCGGCAACAACAACTGGTTCGCCGCGTACGCCTACTGGTACTTCAAGCTCTACGGCCACGGCGACGTGAAGCTGCTCGACGGCGGTCGCAAGAAGTGGGAGCTGGACGCCCGTCCGTTGGTCACCGACTCGGTGACCCGTCCGGCGACGCAGTACGTCGCGCAGGAGCCGGACACCTCCATCCGGGCCTTCCGCGACGAGGTCGTCGCCGCGATCGGCACCAAGAACCTGGTCGACGTGCGTAGCCCCGACGAGTTCGCCGGTCGGCTGCTCGCCCCCGCCCACCTGCCGCAGGAGCAGGCGCAGCGGGCCGGCCACATCCCCACCGCGATCAGCGTCCCGTGGTCCAAGGCAGCCAACGAGGACGGCACCTTCCGGTCCGACGACGAGCTGCGCAAGATCTACGGCGACGCGGGGCTCGACGACGGCAAGGAGACCATCGCCTACTGCCGCATCGGCGAGCGCTCCTCGCACACCTGGTTCGTGCTGCAGGAGCTGCTCGGCCACCGCAACGTGAAGAACTACGACGGTTCCTGGACCGAGTACGGTTCGCTGGTCGGCGTGCCGGTTGCCCTCGGTGACGAACCCGGGGAGGCCTGA
- a CDS encoding DUF1416 domain-containing protein: MTLPTAAGCAAPDQAAPLPASLDLEKETVITGIVRSAEDEPVPGAYVRLLDSTGEFTAEVVTSTAGQFRFFAAPGSWTLRALSRHGNGDTAVTAGRGVNEVAVTVA; this comes from the coding sequence ATGACGCTCCCCACCGCCGCGGGTTGCGCGGCACCCGACCAGGCCGCGCCGCTGCCGGCCAGCCTGGACCTGGAGAAGGAAACCGTCATCACCGGGATCGTCCGCTCGGCCGAGGACGAGCCGGTGCCGGGCGCGTACGTCCGGCTGCTCGACTCGACCGGTGAGTTCACCGCCGAGGTGGTGACCTCGACGGCCGGCCAGTTCCGGTTCTTCGCCGCGCCGGGTTCCTGGACGCTGCGGGCACTGTCCCGGCACGGCAACGGCGACACCGCCGTCACCGCCGGCCGGGGCGTCAACGAGGTTGCCGTCACCGTCGCCTGA
- a CDS encoding amylo-alpha-1,6-glucosidase translates to MRELVSILDGNTFLVSDRRGDIEPSHDFPTGLFSFDTRFLSKWVLTLNGQRLHALSTDDTESYRTTFFLAPGEPTHYLDAKASVIRSRAIVGSFEEELTVLNHTGADVEFTVRIDVEADFADLFEIKDSRQKLGTTSVTVSDDQLRLTYRRDAFHRETTVTTTGPAQVDTDGLTFRVRIARNSRWTTRLHVSSVVYGARGEDIRATLPYGGSRSADAIRAEQQELIDRAPKLGCDCEPLAGAYRRSLNDLAALRYESIALGVRLIAAGLPWFMTLFGRDSIITSLQVLPFLPELVPPTILMLAGLQGHRVDDFRDEEPGKILHELRYGETAGFEEQPHSPYYGSADSTPLFVILIDEYERWTGDAALVRRLEPQVRAALEWIDTYGDLLGTGYLWYQTRNPQSGLQNQCWKDSWDGISYADGAIPGFPRATCELQGYAYDAKIRAARLARTFWNDRAYADRLEREAADLKRRFDRDFWIADRGYYALALDADGRQVDALTSNIGHLLWSGIVDESRAGKVVEHLLGPRLFSGWGVRTLAEDEGRYNPIGYHVGTVWPFDNSIIAWGLWRYGYREEAGLICDTMLAASRYFEGRLPEAFAGYTRDLTDYPVEYPTACSPQAWSSGTPLLLLRVMLGLDPQGEHLIIDPAVPPGMGRVELLDIPGRWGKVDALGRSRGPTDQPDGS, encoded by the coding sequence GTGAGGGAGCTCGTCAGCATCCTGGACGGCAACACCTTCCTGGTCAGCGACCGTCGGGGAGACATCGAGCCGTCCCACGACTTCCCCACCGGGCTGTTCTCCTTCGACACCCGGTTCCTGTCCAAGTGGGTGCTCACCCTGAACGGCCAACGGCTGCACGCCCTCTCCACGGACGACACCGAGTCGTACCGCACCACGTTCTTCCTCGCCCCCGGCGAACCCACGCACTACCTGGACGCGAAGGCGTCGGTGATCCGCAGCCGGGCGATCGTGGGCAGCTTCGAGGAGGAGCTGACCGTGCTGAACCACACCGGCGCGGACGTCGAATTCACCGTCCGAATCGACGTCGAGGCCGACTTCGCCGACCTGTTCGAGATCAAGGACTCCCGCCAGAAGTTGGGGACGACCAGCGTCACGGTCTCGGACGACCAGCTCCGACTCACCTACCGGCGGGACGCGTTCCACCGGGAGACGACTGTCACGACCACCGGGCCGGCGCAGGTCGACACCGACGGCTTGACCTTCCGCGTCCGGATCGCCCGCAACAGCAGGTGGACCACCCGGCTGCACGTGTCCAGCGTCGTCTACGGGGCACGCGGCGAGGACATCCGGGCAACCCTGCCGTACGGGGGCAGCCGCAGCGCGGACGCGATCCGGGCCGAGCAGCAGGAGCTGATCGACCGGGCACCGAAGCTCGGCTGCGACTGCGAGCCACTGGCCGGGGCGTACCGGCGCAGCCTCAACGACCTGGCCGCGCTGCGCTACGAGTCGATCGCCCTGGGCGTACGGCTGATCGCCGCCGGGCTGCCCTGGTTCATGACCCTGTTCGGCCGGGACAGCATCATCACCTCGTTGCAGGTGCTGCCGTTCCTGCCGGAGCTGGTCCCGCCCACCATCCTGATGCTGGCCGGCCTCCAGGGGCACCGGGTGGACGACTTCCGGGACGAGGAGCCCGGCAAGATCCTGCACGAGCTGCGGTACGGGGAGACCGCCGGCTTCGAGGAGCAGCCGCACTCGCCGTACTACGGGTCGGCCGACTCGACGCCACTGTTCGTCATCCTGATCGACGAGTACGAGCGGTGGACCGGCGACGCGGCGCTGGTCCGCCGGCTGGAGCCGCAGGTCCGCGCCGCGCTGGAGTGGATCGACACGTACGGCGACCTGCTCGGCACCGGTTACCTCTGGTATCAGACCCGCAACCCGCAGAGCGGTCTGCAGAACCAGTGCTGGAAGGACTCCTGGGACGGCATCTCGTACGCCGACGGTGCGATACCCGGCTTCCCCCGGGCGACGTGCGAGTTGCAGGGGTACGCGTACGACGCAAAGATCCGGGCCGCCCGGCTGGCCCGGACCTTCTGGAACGACAGGGCGTACGCCGACCGGCTGGAGCGGGAGGCCGCCGATCTCAAGCGACGGTTCGATCGCGACTTCTGGATCGCCGACCGCGGGTACTACGCGCTCGCGTTGGACGCCGACGGGCGGCAGGTGGACGCGCTGACGTCGAACATCGGGCACCTGTTGTGGAGCGGCATCGTGGACGAGTCCCGTGCCGGCAAGGTGGTCGAGCACCTGCTCGGGCCGCGCCTGTTCTCCGGGTGGGGGGTGCGGACGCTCGCCGAGGACGAGGGACGGTACAACCCGATCGGGTACCACGTGGGCACCGTGTGGCCGTTCGACAACTCGATCATCGCCTGGGGCCTGTGGCGGTACGGCTACCGCGAGGAGGCCGGCCTGATCTGCGACACGATGCTGGCGGCGTCCCGGTACTTCGAGGGGCGGCTGCCGGAGGCGTTCGCCGGGTACACCCGTGATCTCACCGACTACCCGGTGGAGTACCCGACCGCGTGCAGCCCGCAGGCCTGGTCCAGCGGAACCCCGCTGCTGCTGCTCCGGGTGATGCTGGGGTTGGACCCGCAGGGCGAGCATCTGATCATCGACCCGGCCGTGCCTCCGGGGATGGGCCGCGTCGAACTACTGGACATCCCCGGCCGGTGGGGCAAGGTGGACGCGTTGGGCCGCAGCCGGGGCCCGACGGATCAGCCGGACGGCAGCTGA
- a CDS encoding SCP2 sterol-binding domain-containing protein — MTEAAERFFESLPARAPDVLVGLPEGTLQIDLGSDHQVEHWLVRMRAGSVQVSRERGPADAIWYSSAALFDRLISGEAQGVAAVLRNESTFSGNVVLFLAFRRFFPNPPGTRDPRETARRAVGRPA; from the coding sequence GTGACCGAGGCGGCGGAGAGGTTCTTCGAATCACTGCCGGCGCGCGCCCCCGACGTCCTGGTCGGCCTGCCCGAGGGGACCCTCCAGATCGACCTCGGCAGCGACCACCAGGTCGAACACTGGCTGGTACGCATGCGAGCCGGTTCGGTGCAGGTCAGTCGTGAACGCGGCCCTGCCGACGCCATCTGGTACAGCAGCGCGGCCCTCTTCGACCGACTGATCAGCGGTGAGGCGCAGGGGGTCGCGGCGGTGCTGCGCAACGAGAGCACGTTCAGCGGGAACGTGGTGCTCTTCCTCGCCTTCCGCCGGTTCTTCCCCAACCCGCCCGGCACCCGCGACCCCCGCGAGACGGCCCGCAGAGCAGTCGGGCGACCGGCGTGA
- a CDS encoding DsrE family protein, whose amino-acid sequence MLGHMARTLVVKATAGADAPERCAQAFTVAATAVAAGVDVSLWLTGESTWFAVPGRAQQFELPHSAPLAELLHVILTSGRVTACTQCAARREIGPDDVLPGVRIAGAAVFVEEAMTEGAQALVY is encoded by the coding sequence ATGCTGGGCCACATGGCCCGCACTCTCGTCGTCAAGGCCACCGCGGGGGCGGACGCCCCGGAGCGGTGCGCGCAGGCATTCACGGTCGCCGCGACCGCCGTCGCGGCCGGGGTGGACGTGTCGCTCTGGCTGACCGGTGAGTCGACCTGGTTCGCGGTGCCCGGGCGCGCCCAACAGTTCGAGCTGCCACATTCCGCGCCTCTGGCCGAGCTGCTGCACGTCATCCTGACCAGTGGTCGGGTGACCGCCTGCACCCAGTGCGCGGCCCGACGGGAGATCGGCCCGGACGACGTGCTGCCCGGGGTCCGGATCGCGGGCGCCGCCGTCTTCGTCGAGGAGGCGATGACCGAGGGCGCCCAGGCGTTGGTCTACTGA
- the mtfM gene encoding small membrane protein MtfM, with product MVTEIGFVSLLVAGLGGLAGGLVYLAVRISRGRW from the coding sequence ATGGTTACCGAGATCGGGTTTGTCAGCCTGTTGGTCGCTGGCCTGGGCGGACTCGCCGGTGGCCTGGTCTACCTTGCCGTACGCATTTCGAGAGGACGCTGGTGA
- a CDS encoding FABP family protein, whose product MSENPLQPPWLNAPPVEKYPFEESHDLRVGPKLHPALDGLLPYIGLWRGRGKGGFPTIEDFDYAQEIRISHDGRPFLHYESRAWILDEQSRPVRPAGREVGWWRPVLVDGRATDELEAVLTTPTGVMELHLGKRTGTQVEFATDAVVRTPTAKEVTGGHRLFGIVEGALLYAQEMAAMGHGLSPHLSARLVRVGG is encoded by the coding sequence GTGAGCGAGAATCCGCTGCAGCCGCCGTGGCTGAACGCGCCGCCGGTCGAGAAGTACCCGTTCGAGGAGAGTCACGACCTGCGGGTCGGGCCGAAGCTGCACCCCGCCCTGGACGGCCTGCTGCCCTACATCGGGCTGTGGCGGGGCCGGGGCAAGGGTGGTTTCCCCACCATCGAGGACTTCGACTACGCCCAGGAGATCCGGATCAGCCACGACGGGCGGCCGTTCCTGCACTACGAGTCCCGTGCCTGGATCCTGGACGAGCAGAGCAGGCCGGTCCGCCCGGCCGGCCGGGAGGTCGGTTGGTGGCGCCCGGTGCTGGTGGACGGGCGGGCTACCGACGAGCTGGAGGCGGTGCTCACCACGCCGACCGGGGTGATGGAACTGCACCTGGGCAAGCGCACCGGCACGCAGGTCGAGTTCGCCACCGACGCGGTGGTCCGGACCCCGACCGCCAAGGAGGTCACCGGCGGGCACCGACTCTTCGGCATCGTCGAGGGCGCGCTGCTCTACGCGCAGGAGATGGCGGCCATGGGGCACGGGCTCAGCCCGCACCTGTCCGCCCGGCTCGTCCGGGTCGGTGGCTGA
- a CDS encoding aminotransferase class IV, with amino-acid sequence MVTSSVGNAPVSPRTRIAVLGRGLVAADEPVLRGDDLGVLRGDGLFESMHLREGRPWLRDEHLARMTTAAAAVDLDLPPTDTLVDLLDTVCAGWPVQVEAALRLVCTRGSEAGGPPTVYATVTEVPASSRAARHTGITVAILPLGVPADARTGLDWLPAGIKSTSYAVNSAARRWAHRAGVDDVLWVSSDGYALEGPIANVVWLTGDTLCTVPAATTGILPGTTVAWLLAHAHELGLGGAERMVTPAELHDADGVWFSSSVRGLVEVRTLDGVRRHHCPRTPALQALLGFPV; translated from the coding sequence ATGGTGACGTCGTCCGTCGGAAACGCCCCGGTCTCTCCGCGTACCCGGATCGCCGTGCTCGGCCGGGGCCTCGTCGCGGCCGACGAGCCAGTGCTCCGCGGCGACGACCTGGGCGTCCTGCGCGGCGACGGGCTCTTCGAGTCCATGCACCTGCGCGAGGGCCGGCCGTGGCTGCGCGACGAACACCTGGCCCGGATGACCACCGCCGCGGCAGCCGTCGACCTGGACCTGCCCCCCACCGACACGCTCGTCGACCTGCTCGACACGGTGTGCGCCGGCTGGCCCGTCCAGGTGGAGGCCGCGCTGCGGCTGGTCTGCACCCGAGGCTCCGAGGCCGGCGGCCCGCCGACCGTCTACGCCACGGTGACCGAGGTGCCGGCGTCGTCGCGGGCGGCCCGCCACACCGGGATCACCGTGGCGATCCTGCCTCTGGGGGTGCCCGCCGACGCGCGGACCGGTCTCGACTGGTTGCCGGCCGGCATCAAGTCCACCTCGTACGCGGTCAACAGCGCCGCCCGCCGTTGGGCGCACCGGGCCGGGGTGGACGACGTGCTCTGGGTCTCCTCGGACGGGTACGCCCTGGAGGGGCCGATCGCGAACGTGGTGTGGCTCACCGGAGACACACTCTGCACGGTGCCGGCCGCCACCACCGGCATCCTGCCCGGCACGACAGTGGCCTGGCTGCTCGCCCACGCCCACGAGCTGGGCCTGGGCGGTGCCGAACGGATGGTCACGCCGGCCGAGCTGCACGACGCCGACGGGGTGTGGTTCAGCTCCTCGGTACGCGGGCTCGTCGAGGTCCGGACACTGGACGGGGTGCGCCGGCACCACTGCCCGCGCACCCCCGCCCTGCAAGCCCTGCTGGGCTTCCCCGTCTAG
- a CDS encoding Fur family transcriptional regulator — MSESSLAEMLRARGLRLTPQRQLVLQAVLDLGHASPEQVHTAVREVAAGVNITTIYRTLELLERLGLVTHTHLSHGSPTYHAAGEHQHVHLVCRECGAIDEIDPEMLRPLADQLATQRGFRVDIGHVSLFGVCVRCENGDDK; from the coding sequence GTGTCCGAATCCTCCCTCGCGGAAATGCTGCGGGCCCGTGGGCTGCGGCTGACGCCCCAACGGCAGCTCGTCCTCCAGGCGGTGCTCGATCTGGGGCACGCCAGCCCGGAGCAGGTGCACACCGCCGTGCGGGAGGTCGCCGCCGGCGTCAACATCACCACCATCTATCGCACGCTTGAGCTGCTGGAACGGCTCGGCCTGGTCACCCACACGCACCTGTCGCACGGGTCGCCGACGTACCACGCGGCGGGTGAGCACCAACACGTCCACCTGGTCTGCCGGGAGTGTGGCGCGATCGACGAGATCGATCCGGAGATGCTGCGCCCGCTCGCCGACCAGTTGGCCACGCAGCGGGGGTTCCGGGTGGACATCGGGCACGTATCACTCTTCGGCGTCTGCGTACGCTGCGAGAACGGGGACGACAAATGA
- the ygfZ gene encoding CAF17-like 4Fe-4S cluster assembly/insertion protein YgfZ has product MIDIAGAVAVESIDEASRDQPDAAHVAAGVRGVAAHYGDPLREQRTLDTAVGLVDRSHRGIIAVPGEERASWLHTVTSQHLTALAAGEGTELLVLSPHGHIEQHAVVAEDGETAWLDTEPGATEGLLAYLEKMRFFSKVEPRDATAERALLSLVGPGATEALGTLGVTGLAAPDLVAVPGPKFPHGAVPQRASVRYDVKPLPIGGWARRVPLGVDLLVPRSAMDQVVAELRGAGVPVAGLWAYEAIRVAARRPRVGVDTDHRTIPAEVDLIAPAVHLDKGCYRGQETVARVHNMGRPPRRLVLLHLDGVTTDQPPTAGTPVMLDGRAVGFVGTAVLHHELGQVALAVVKRNVPDDAALLVGETAAAIDPS; this is encoded by the coding sequence ATGATCGACATCGCGGGTGCGGTGGCCGTCGAGAGCATCGACGAGGCGAGCCGGGACCAGCCGGACGCGGCGCACGTCGCGGCCGGTGTGCGGGGGGTGGCCGCCCACTACGGCGACCCGTTGCGGGAGCAGCGCACCCTCGACACCGCTGTCGGCCTGGTCGACAGGTCGCACCGGGGGATCATCGCGGTGCCCGGCGAGGAGCGGGCGAGTTGGCTGCACACCGTCACCTCGCAGCACCTGACCGCGCTGGCCGCCGGTGAGGGCACCGAGTTGCTGGTGTTGTCCCCGCACGGGCACATCGAGCAGCACGCGGTGGTCGCCGAGGACGGCGAGACCGCCTGGCTGGACACCGAGCCGGGGGCGACCGAGGGCCTGCTGGCCTACCTGGAGAAGATGCGGTTCTTCAGCAAGGTCGAGCCGCGCGACGCGACCGCCGAGCGGGCGTTGCTGTCGCTGGTCGGGCCCGGGGCGACGGAGGCGCTGGGCACGCTCGGCGTGACCGGGCTCGCCGCGCCGGACCTGGTCGCGGTGCCGGGTCCGAAGTTCCCCCACGGCGCCGTGCCACAGCGGGCCAGCGTCCGGTACGACGTGAAGCCGCTGCCGATCGGTGGCTGGGCCCGACGCGTCCCCCTCGGGGTGGACCTGCTGGTGCCCCGCTCGGCGATGGACCAGGTGGTGGCGGAGCTGCGGGGCGCCGGTGTGCCCGTCGCGGGCCTGTGGGCGTACGAGGCGATTCGGGTGGCGGCCCGCCGGCCCCGGGTCGGGGTGGACACCGACCACCGGACCATCCCGGCCGAGGTCGACCTGATCGCCCCCGCCGTGCACCTGGACAAGGGTTGCTACCGGGGGCAGGAGACGGTGGCCCGGGTGCACAACATGGGTCGACCGCCGCGTCGCCTCGTACTGCTGCATCTGGACGGGGTGACCACCGACCAGCCGCCCACGGCCGGCACGCCGGTGATGCTCGACGGCCGGGCGGTTGGCTTCGTCGGCACCGCGGTGCTGCACCACGAGCTGGGTCAGGTGGCGCTCGCGGTGGTCAAGCGGAACGTCCCGGACGACGCGGCACTGCTGGTCGGCGAGACGGCGGCGGCGATCGACCCGTCCTGA
- a CDS encoding BKACE family enzyme translates to MTTGTLITVAPTGAESAKAEVPALPVTLDELLLTAKECEALGAAVIHVHIRDDDARPTLDPVRLADTVAALRDSTDLIVQLSSGGAVTDPEAARLAVLDARPDMASCTMGTVNFGDDVFLNRWEFIVDLHARMQERGIVPEYEIFDLGHLSALQRLLGRYGLPAGGHVHVDFVMGVPGGMPGTTETLVAAHRMLRDLPEGTTFSATGIGRSTIPVLLASLSTGGHLRVGMEDTVTYAKGRPVESNMQLVARAVGFAQLAQRPPLTTTEARELLGL, encoded by the coding sequence ATGACGACAGGGACGTTGATCACGGTGGCCCCGACCGGCGCCGAGTCGGCCAAGGCGGAGGTGCCGGCGCTGCCGGTGACCCTCGACGAGCTGCTGCTCACCGCGAAGGAGTGTGAGGCGCTCGGCGCCGCCGTGATCCACGTCCACATCCGTGACGACGACGCGCGGCCGACCCTCGACCCGGTGCGCCTGGCCGACACCGTGGCGGCGTTGCGGGACAGCACCGACCTGATCGTGCAGCTCTCCTCCGGCGGCGCGGTGACGGACCCGGAGGCCGCCCGGCTGGCCGTGCTCGACGCCCGGCCGGACATGGCCTCCTGCACGATGGGCACCGTCAACTTCGGCGACGACGTCTTCCTCAACCGCTGGGAGTTCATCGTCGACCTGCACGCCCGGATGCAGGAGCGCGGGATCGTGCCGGAGTACGAGATCTTCGACCTCGGCCACCTGTCCGCGTTGCAGCGCCTCCTCGGCAGGTACGGGCTGCCGGCCGGGGGGCATGTGCACGTCGACTTCGTGATGGGGGTGCCGGGCGGGATGCCGGGCACCACCGAGACGCTGGTGGCGGCCCACCGAATGCTGCGGGACCTGCCCGAGGGCACCACCTTCTCGGCCACCGGCATCGGCCGCAGCACGATTCCGGTCCTGCTGGCCTCGCTGTCGACGGGCGGGCACCTGCGGGTCGGCATGGAGGACACCGTGACGTACGCGAAGGGCCGCCCGGTGGAGTCGAACATGCAACTGGTCGCCCGCGCGGTGGGTTTCGCCCAGCTCGCCCAGCGTCCGCCATTGACCACCACCGAGGCGCGCGAGCTGCTCGGGCTGTAA
- a CDS encoding asparaginase, producing MTKTYEGGDPLAEVVRSGFVEGAHRGSVVVLDAAGAVLASAGDVTSPIFPRSASKPMQAIGMLRAGLPLTDPADVALVAASHAGEDFHLSRVGALLERAGLDASALHCPPDLPVGAAAREAVLRAGGGPTRVQMNCSGKHSGMLLTCEAAGWPLDGYWRPEHPLQQRLRAAIEEFTGEQVAAVGVDGCGAPVLAVSLTGLAGAFLRLVDAEPGSVPRTVADAMRAYPEIVGGTQADDTRLMRGVPGLLAKVGAEGVIAVAVPGVGAVALKIDDGADRARMPVLVSALRRLGVDAPVLTEYAEVPLFGGGVPVGAVRPLW from the coding sequence GTGACGAAGACGTACGAGGGTGGCGACCCGCTCGCCGAGGTGGTTCGTTCCGGGTTCGTGGAGGGTGCGCACCGCGGCTCGGTGGTGGTGCTCGACGCCGCCGGCGCGGTGCTGGCATCAGCCGGGGACGTGACCTCGCCGATCTTCCCCCGCTCGGCCAGCAAGCCGATGCAGGCGATCGGGATGCTCCGCGCCGGCCTGCCGTTGACCGACCCGGCCGATGTCGCGCTGGTCGCGGCGAGTCACGCCGGTGAGGACTTTCACCTGTCCCGGGTCGGCGCGCTGCTGGAGCGGGCCGGGTTGGACGCCTCGGCTCTGCACTGCCCGCCCGACCTGCCGGTGGGGGCGGCGGCCCGGGAGGCTGTGCTGCGGGCCGGGGGCGGCCCGACCAGGGTGCAGATGAACTGCTCCGGCAAGCACAGCGGAATGCTGCTGACCTGCGAGGCCGCCGGTTGGCCGCTGGACGGGTACTGGCGGCCGGAGCACCCGCTCCAGCAGCGGTTGCGGGCGGCCATCGAGGAGTTCACCGGCGAGCAGGTGGCGGCGGTGGGGGTGGACGGTTGTGGCGCCCCGGTGCTCGCGGTGTCGCTGACCGGGTTGGCCGGGGCGTTCCTCCGGTTGGTCGACGCCGAGCCGGGCTCGGTGCCGCGGACGGTGGCCGACGCCATGCGCGCGTACCCGGAGATCGTCGGTGGCACCCAGGCCGACGACACCCGGCTGATGCGTGGCGTTCCGGGCCTGCTGGCCAAGGTCGGCGCCGAGGGTGTGATCGCGGTGGCGGTGCCGGGCGTCGGCGCCGTCGCCCTGAAGATCGACGACGGCGCCGACCGGGCGCGGATGCCGGTGCTGGTCTCCGCGCTGCGCCGGCTCGGCGTGGACGCACCGGTGCTGACCGAGTACGCCGAGGTGCCGCTCTTCGGCGGCGGTGTTCCGGTCGGGGCGGTCCGCCCGCTCTGGTGA